A genomic stretch from Halopiger aswanensis includes:
- a CDS encoding DUF106 domain-containing protein, giving the protein MTASGTHVAADDEGAAALATVLRTAEESDGTVARTDVRDDIDREHWGAMLEQGVLVPVDGEDRFVLNDPTAVRETLDGREFDPPEPEGWSRRDVAAGIGALSLVAGYQVSAIRDGVAAALDLAIGPLAAALPFPVVVLALAVATTLATTLVRRRLERPDTGAFRHRTRELRERLAAARARGDETTVERLADQRRDLVGRQALLLTDHLKVLAWTMVLTVPVFLYLSWLVTAPAHATAPLVTVAPVLGDIVWTARIVGPVQAWMAWYALCSLVSSLVARGVGRVVPAGFEGRPS; this is encoded by the coding sequence ATGACAGCATCCGGAACGCACGTCGCGGCCGACGACGAGGGCGCGGCGGCGCTGGCGACGGTCCTCCGTACTGCGGAGGAGAGCGACGGTACCGTCGCGCGGACGGACGTCCGCGACGACATCGACCGCGAACACTGGGGCGCGATGCTCGAGCAGGGCGTCCTCGTTCCCGTCGACGGCGAGGATCGGTTCGTCTTGAACGACCCGACGGCGGTCAGGGAAACGCTCGACGGCCGCGAGTTCGACCCGCCCGAACCCGAGGGATGGTCGCGGCGCGACGTCGCCGCCGGCATCGGCGCGCTCTCGCTGGTCGCCGGCTATCAGGTGTCGGCGATTCGCGACGGCGTCGCGGCGGCTCTCGATCTCGCGATCGGACCGCTCGCGGCCGCGTTACCGTTTCCGGTCGTCGTCCTCGCGCTGGCGGTCGCGACCACGTTGGCGACGACGCTCGTCCGCCGCCGCCTCGAGCGGCCGGACACGGGCGCGTTCAGGCATCGGACGCGGGAACTTCGGGAGCGGCTGGCCGCCGCTCGAGCGCGCGGGGACGAGACGACGGTAGAGCGACTCGCCGACCAGCGCCGCGACCTCGTCGGGCGGCAGGCGCTGCTGTTGACCGACCACCTGAAGGTGCTGGCGTGGACGATGGTGCTGACCGTCCCGGTCTTTCTCTACCTCTCGTGGCTGGTGACGGCGCCGGCCCACGCGACCGCGCCGCTGGTGACCGTCGCGCCCGTGCTCGGCGATATCGTCTGGACCGCGCGGATCGTCGGGCCGGTACAGGCGTGGATGGCCTGGTACGCGCTGTGCTCGCTCGTCTCGAGTCTCGTCGCTCGAGGCGTCGGTCGGGTCGTTCCCGCCGGCTTCGAGGGACGTCCGTCGTAG